From one Nocardioides sp. Kera G14 genomic stretch:
- a CDS encoding PLD nuclease N-terminal domain-containing protein gives MPKKSWSDLSPAQRAAIAIAGAAELVLTTYVGRDLVRRPPSSVRGPKALWALALMVQPVGPLAYLAAGRRSGQA, from the coding sequence ATGCCCAAGAAGTCGTGGTCCGACCTGAGTCCTGCCCAGCGAGCCGCCATCGCGATCGCGGGTGCCGCCGAGCTGGTGCTCACGACGTACGTCGGGCGCGACCTCGTCCGCCGCCCGCCCTCCTCCGTGCGTGGGCCGAAGGCGCTCTGGGCACTGGCGCTGATGGTGCAGCCGGTCGGCCCGCTGGCCTACCTCGCCGCGGGACGCCGGTCCGGCCAGGCCTGA
- a CDS encoding dihydrofolate reductase family protein: MAVRVDLNISLDGFATTTDQTPENPFGDDWPRLVGAYTATRTFRSRVLGDTSGAGTTGVDDSYAQAYFDELGAEIMGAGMFGLHDFPDDPDWRGWWGDEPPFRIPVFVLTHTARQALEFENGTVFHFLTATPHEVLARAVDVAGGKDIRVGGGPSVVRDFLSLGLVDHLHVAIAPILLGRGIRLWDDLRGLESGYEVTSETAESGTVHLTFRR, translated from the coding sequence ATGGCAGTACGCGTGGACCTCAACATCTCCCTCGACGGCTTCGCGACCACGACGGACCAGACGCCGGAGAACCCCTTCGGCGATGACTGGCCACGGCTCGTCGGCGCCTACACCGCGACCCGGACCTTCCGCTCGCGCGTGCTGGGCGACACGTCCGGTGCAGGCACGACCGGCGTCGATGACTCGTATGCGCAGGCGTACTTCGACGAGCTCGGCGCGGAGATCATGGGCGCCGGGATGTTCGGCCTGCACGACTTCCCCGACGACCCCGACTGGCGTGGCTGGTGGGGCGACGAACCACCGTTCCGGATCCCGGTCTTCGTCCTCACCCACACCGCCCGCCAGGCACTGGAGTTCGAGAACGGCACCGTCTTCCACTTCCTCACCGCCACCCCTCACGAGGTGCTGGCTCGTGCTGTGGACGTGGCGGGCGGCAAGGACATCCGCGTCGGCGGTGGCCCCAGCGTGGTTCGCGACTTCCTGTCTCTGGGGCTCGTGGACCACCTGCACGTCGCCATCGCGCCCATTCTCCTGGGCCGCGGCATCCGCCTCTGGGACGACCTGCGCGGTCTCGAGTCGGGCTACGAGGTCACCAGCGAGACCGCCGAGAGCGGGACGGTCCACCTCACCTTCCGGCGATAG
- the ychF gene encoding redox-regulated ATPase YchF, which translates to MALTIGIVGLPNAGKSTLFNALTKNNVLAANYPFATIEPNVGVVGVPDPRLAQLATIYGSEKLLPATVQFVDIAGIVRGASQGEGLGNKFLAHIRESDAICQVTRVFRDEDVTHVDGEVNPASDISTIQTELILADLETVEKAIPRLEKEARIKKETAPRLAAVVEAKAALEAGTPISATKIDRDLIRELTLLTAKPFIYVFNCDTDELADESLTSKMREIVAPAEAIFLDAKIESELVEMTDEEALEMLNDLGIEESGMSQLARVGFATLGLQTYLTAGPKEVRAWEIPVGATAPEAAGVIHTDFQKGFIKAEIVSYDDLMAAGSVNKAREVGKVRMEGKDYVMQDGDVVEFRFNV; encoded by the coding sequence GTGGCACTCACCATCGGGATCGTCGGTCTCCCCAACGCTGGCAAGTCGACGCTCTTCAACGCGCTGACCAAGAACAACGTGCTCGCTGCGAACTACCCGTTCGCGACGATCGAGCCGAACGTCGGCGTGGTCGGTGTGCCGGACCCGCGGCTGGCGCAGCTCGCGACGATCTACGGCTCGGAGAAGCTGTTGCCCGCCACCGTGCAGTTCGTCGACATCGCCGGCATCGTCCGCGGTGCCTCGCAGGGTGAGGGCCTGGGCAACAAGTTCCTCGCGCACATCCGTGAGTCCGACGCGATCTGCCAGGTCACGCGGGTCTTCCGCGACGAGGACGTCACCCACGTCGACGGCGAGGTCAACCCCGCGTCGGACATCTCGACGATCCAGACCGAGCTGATCCTCGCCGACCTCGAGACTGTCGAGAAGGCGATCCCGCGGCTGGAGAAGGAGGCGCGGATCAAGAAGGAGACGGCGCCTCGCCTGGCTGCGGTGGTCGAGGCCAAGGCGGCTCTTGAGGCTGGCACGCCGATCTCCGCCACGAAGATTGACCGTGACCTGATCCGTGAGCTCACGCTGCTCACGGCCAAGCCGTTCATCTACGTCTTCAACTGCGACACCGATGAGCTCGCCGACGAGTCGCTCACGTCGAAGATGCGCGAGATCGTGGCTCCTGCGGAGGCGATCTTCCTCGACGCCAAGATCGAGTCCGAGCTGGTCGAGATGACCGACGAGGAGGCACTGGAGATGCTCAACGACCTCGGCATCGAGGAGTCCGGCATGAGCCAGCTCGCCCGCGTCGGCTTCGCCACCCTCGGCCTGCAGACGTACCTGACCGCTGGGCCGAAGGAGGTCCGTGCCTGGGAGATCCCTGTCGGTGCCACAGCGCCGGAGGCTGCCGGCGTGATCCACACGGACTTCCAGAAGGGCTTCATCAAGGCCGAGATCGTCTCGTACGACGACCTGATGGCTGCCGGCTCGGTCAACAAGGCCCGCGAGGTCGGCAAGGTCCGCATGGAGGGCAAGGACTACGTCATGCAGGACGGCGACGTCGTGGAGTTCCGCTTCAACGTCTGA
- a CDS encoding LLM class flavin-dependent oxidoreductase produces MTEYGVFLPIGNGGWIVSSTAPHPEATYAYNRKVALDAEAVGLDFVMSMAKWKGFGGVTDHWGETLESMTMMAGLAECTSRVKIWATMHANVHHPVVAAKMFATLQQVSGGRAGMNIVNGAYADEFEQMGLWQDMTKEDRYRMTAEWTEAVTRLWTEDSVTMSSEFFTLDRASSRPHPSPLPTIINAGASQLGMDFQARWADGAFLGADSFEQMTEKSAYVHRRAAELGRECRTYAMLTVVLAASDAEAAGLVERYGEGLDREALRNISMAWGISEDRAYAWAEAAAGEKAFQVPYVAGSPATVTDSILRLVREADLDGLMLVFPDFHADLPYFGAAVLPALRAAEPADV; encoded by the coding sequence ATGACGGAGTACGGCGTCTTCCTGCCCATCGGCAACGGTGGCTGGATCGTCTCGTCCACCGCCCCGCATCCCGAGGCCACCTACGCCTACAACAGGAAGGTGGCCCTGGATGCGGAGGCGGTGGGCCTCGACTTCGTCATGTCGATGGCGAAGTGGAAGGGCTTCGGCGGCGTCACCGACCACTGGGGCGAGACCCTGGAGTCGATGACGATGATGGCCGGCCTCGCCGAGTGCACGTCGCGCGTGAAGATCTGGGCGACGATGCACGCCAACGTCCACCACCCCGTCGTCGCGGCGAAGATGTTCGCCACCCTCCAGCAGGTCTCCGGCGGCCGTGCGGGCATGAACATCGTCAACGGTGCCTATGCCGACGAGTTCGAGCAGATGGGCCTATGGCAGGACATGACCAAGGAGGACCGCTACCGCATGACGGCGGAGTGGACCGAGGCGGTCACCCGGCTCTGGACCGAGGACTCGGTGACGATGTCGTCGGAGTTCTTCACGCTGGACCGGGCGTCGTCGCGGCCCCATCCGTCACCTCTCCCGACGATCATCAACGCGGGCGCATCCCAACTGGGGATGGACTTCCAGGCTCGATGGGCTGATGGGGCGTTCCTCGGAGCGGACTCCTTCGAGCAGATGACCGAGAAGTCGGCGTACGTCCATCGGCGGGCCGCCGAGCTGGGGCGGGAGTGCCGGACGTACGCCATGCTGACGGTCGTCCTCGCGGCTTCCGATGCTGAGGCTGCCGGGCTCGTTGAGCGTTATGGCGAGGGTCTCGACCGCGAGGCGCTGCGCAACATCAGCATGGCCTGGGGCATCTCCGAGGACCGCGCCTATGCCTGGGCGGAGGCGGCCGCGGGGGAGAAGGCCTTCCAGGTGCCGTACGTCGCCGGATCCCCGGCCACCGTCACCGACTCCATTCTGAGGTTGGTCCGTGAGGCCGATCTCGACGGGCTGATGCTGGTCTTCCCCGACTTCCACGCGGATCTGCCCTACTTCGGGGCCGCAGTGCTGCCGGCGCTGCGCGCCGCGGAGCCTGCCGATGTCTGA
- a CDS encoding ABC transporter substrate-binding protein codes for MNIRTRLRHPVAALGAAVLVASLAACGGSDEKSAVATGDPSAISSSRCAANKAAGQITYMSGYYWQASASILEMIAADQLGYYKDLCLDVKMEPGQGDTSVNAKLVQAGQVQIGPLSEQDIITSNQSTLENGGEPKILGVSSYSDAGLDILMTNPDITDLKQLEGKTLGQKGYVPLSVSAMLGKAGVDMKKVKTVKVGYDPTILPRGQVDALTGFISNEPNLLKDAGDKVTVWEPTKYGVPGSVGSIAVNADWAKKNPGTVEDFLRATFKAFQYCAEDAHVDECIGYQQKQNADPSDDKDHEKDVWTTEAKLVADNPLPTGWGTVDPDNVTVMVANVNSYMGGNVDQATASTWFTNDYVKAVVSSDGKVVWPAK; via the coding sequence ATGAACATCCGCACCCGACTGCGCCACCCCGTGGCTGCCCTGGGAGCCGCTGTACTCGTTGCCTCGCTCGCTGCCTGTGGAGGTAGTGACGAGAAGAGTGCCGTGGCCACAGGAGATCCGTCTGCGATCTCGTCCTCACGCTGCGCCGCCAACAAGGCCGCCGGACAGATCACCTACATGTCCGGCTACTACTGGCAGGCCTCCGCCTCCATCCTCGAGATGATCGCGGCCGACCAGCTGGGCTACTACAAGGACCTCTGCCTCGACGTGAAGATGGAGCCCGGCCAGGGCGACACCTCGGTCAACGCCAAGCTCGTCCAGGCCGGACAGGTGCAGATCGGCCCGCTCTCCGAGCAGGACATCATCACCTCCAACCAGTCCACCCTGGAGAACGGCGGCGAGCCCAAGATCCTCGGGGTGTCGTCGTACTCCGACGCCGGCCTCGACATCCTGATGACCAACCCGGACATCACGGACCTCAAGCAGCTCGAGGGCAAGACGTTGGGCCAGAAGGGTTACGTCCCGCTGTCCGTCAGCGCGATGCTCGGCAAGGCGGGGGTCGACATGAAGAAGGTCAAGACCGTCAAGGTCGGCTACGACCCGACGATCCTGCCGCGCGGCCAGGTCGACGCCCTGACCGGCTTCATCTCCAACGAGCCCAACCTGCTCAAGGACGCGGGCGACAAGGTCACCGTCTGGGAGCCGACGAAGTACGGCGTCCCCGGCTCGGTCGGCTCGATCGCGGTCAACGCCGACTGGGCGAAGAAGAACCCCGGGACGGTGGAGGACTTCCTCCGCGCCACCTTCAAGGCCTTCCAGTACTGCGCCGAGGACGCCCACGTCGACGAGTGCATCGGCTACCAGCAGAAGCAGAACGCCGACCCGAGCGACGACAAGGACCACGAGAAGGACGTCTGGACGACCGAGGCCAAGCTCGTCGCCGACAACCCGCTGCCTACCGGCTGGGGCACGGTGGACCCGGACAACGTCACGGTGATGGTCGCCAACGTCAACAGCTACATGGGCGGCAACGTCGATCAGGCCACGGCGTCGACGTGGTTCACCAACGACTACGTCAAGGCCGTGGTCAGCAGTGACGGCAAGGTCGTCTGGCCCGCCAAGTGA
- a CDS encoding ABC transporter permease, producing MSTSTRLWRRRLHFLSPVWWGPAAVMVVVLGVLWQWAAGKWPYLLSPLGQIVTVLKEQPHYFLTSAWITLREALIGLGIGFVVAFVLAIIISELPVARRAIMPVAVVLNVTPLVAIAPALVIAFGFGPAPKLILTSLICFFPILINTAAGLRTVPKPVLQVYQSVDASRWELLRHLRIPSSLPYVFAALQIVFPLSIVGAFVAELTAAGSSAGLGTTIQQAQSMNHLSTVWAAIFVLALMGSLLLLLVTIVERRVLRWTH from the coding sequence ATGAGTACGTCGACCCGACTCTGGCGTCGCCGCCTCCACTTCCTCAGCCCGGTCTGGTGGGGTCCCGCCGCGGTCATGGTGGTCGTCCTCGGTGTGCTGTGGCAGTGGGCGGCCGGGAAGTGGCCCTACCTGCTGTCGCCTCTGGGCCAGATCGTCACGGTGCTCAAGGAGCAGCCGCACTACTTCCTCACCAGTGCGTGGATCACCCTGCGCGAGGCACTGATCGGGCTCGGCATCGGCTTCGTGGTGGCCTTCGTGCTGGCCATCATCATCAGCGAGCTGCCGGTCGCGCGGCGGGCGATCATGCCGGTGGCCGTCGTACTGAATGTGACACCGCTGGTGGCGATCGCACCGGCCCTCGTCATCGCGTTCGGTTTCGGGCCCGCACCCAAGCTGATCCTGACCAGCCTGATCTGCTTCTTCCCGATCCTGATCAACACCGCGGCCGGCCTGCGCACGGTGCCGAAACCGGTGCTGCAGGTCTACCAGTCGGTGGACGCATCGCGCTGGGAGCTGTTGCGGCACCTCAGGATCCCGAGCTCGCTGCCGTACGTCTTCGCCGCGCTGCAGATCGTCTTCCCGCTCTCCATCGTCGGCGCCTTCGTCGCCGAGCTCACGGCGGCGGGCTCCAGCGCCGGTCTGGGCACCACGATCCAGCAGGCGCAGTCGATGAATCACCTGTCCACGGTGTGGGCTGCGATCTTCGTCCTGGCCCTGATGGGGTCACTCTTGCTGTTGCTCGTCACCATCGTCGAGCGCAGGGTCCTCCGCTGGACCCACTGA
- a CDS encoding ABC transporter ATP-binding protein translates to MDREQAAIVIDGACRAYELPDLSRLVALHEVDLTIPTGSFVSIIGPSGCGKSTLLRLIGGLEQPDRGTVTVDGMTPKQAAADKRLGLVPQGAALLPWLSVLKNVSLPAKVNRRHNRTPLPDMEALLRRAGLGDAMYKLPSELSGGMQQRAAIVRAFGLRPDVMLMDEPFSALDEFTRESLQEQLLDLWEETRSTVVFVTHSISEAVRLSDQVIVMAPRPGRIVETIDIDLPRPRTPELVASQEFHAYELQIRDHLRFAFDHSEVAASEVGEA, encoded by the coding sequence GTGGACCGAGAGCAGGCAGCGATCGTGATCGACGGCGCCTGTCGCGCCTACGAGCTGCCCGATCTCTCCCGCCTCGTCGCGCTCCACGAGGTGGACCTCACCATCCCGACCGGCAGTTTCGTCAGCATCATCGGACCCAGTGGGTGCGGTAAGTCCACGCTCCTTCGACTGATCGGCGGCCTCGAGCAGCCCGACCGCGGCACCGTCACCGTCGACGGCATGACGCCCAAGCAGGCCGCTGCTGACAAGCGGCTCGGCCTCGTCCCCCAGGGCGCCGCGCTGCTGCCCTGGCTCAGCGTGCTCAAGAACGTCAGCCTCCCGGCCAAGGTCAACAGGCGCCACAACCGCACGCCGCTGCCCGACATGGAGGCTCTGCTCCGCCGTGCCGGCCTCGGCGACGCGATGTACAAGCTGCCGAGCGAGCTCAGCGGCGGCATGCAGCAGCGCGCAGCGATCGTCCGTGCCTTCGGTCTGCGGCCCGACGTGATGCTGATGGACGAGCCCTTCTCGGCACTCGATGAGTTCACCCGCGAGAGCCTGCAGGAGCAGCTCCTCGACCTGTGGGAGGAGACCCGCTCGACGGTCGTCTTCGTGACCCACTCGATCAGCGAGGCCGTCCGGCTCTCCGATCAGGTGATCGTGATGGCGCCCCGGCCCGGCCGCATCGTCGAGACGATCGACATCGACCTGCCGCGCCCGAGAACCCCTGAGCTCGTCGCCAGCCAGGAGTTCCACGCCTACGAGCTGCAGATCCGCGACCACCTCCGTTTCGCCTTCGACCATTCCGAGGTGGCCGCGTCCGAGGTGGGCGAGGCATGA
- a CDS encoding exodeoxyribonuclease III, producing the protein MRIATWNVNSLRTRIDRVEAFLDTHDIDVLALQETKARVDQIPTMGLEARGYEMAAVGYDQWNGVAILSRVGLSDVQVGFEGMPLFKEADEARAIFATCGGVRIGSLYVPNGRKPDDPHYAYKLDWLARLRDAAEAWKEQPTALVGDWNVCPYDEDCFDPKQFKNSTHLTPAERDAFFAIESTYADVVRPHAPGPDVYTYWDYYRQRFERNRGLRIDFVLGSPSFASRVTNAWIDTDARDPAQGTGAPSDHAPVLVDLAD; encoded by the coding sequence GTGCGCATCGCTACCTGGAACGTGAACTCCCTCCGCACCCGTATCGACCGGGTCGAGGCCTTCCTCGACACGCATGACATCGACGTGCTGGCCCTCCAGGAGACCAAGGCCAGGGTGGACCAGATCCCGACCATGGGGCTCGAGGCGCGCGGCTATGAGATGGCCGCGGTGGGCTACGACCAGTGGAACGGCGTTGCGATCCTCAGCCGCGTCGGCCTCTCCGATGTGCAGGTGGGCTTCGAAGGGATGCCGCTCTTCAAGGAGGCCGACGAGGCCCGCGCGATCTTCGCGACCTGTGGCGGCGTACGCATCGGCTCGCTCTACGTGCCGAACGGCCGCAAGCCGGACGACCCGCACTACGCCTACAAGCTCGACTGGCTGGCACGGCTGCGGGATGCGGCCGAGGCGTGGAAGGAGCAGCCCACCGCCCTGGTCGGCGACTGGAACGTCTGCCCGTACGACGAGGACTGCTTCGACCCCAAGCAGTTCAAGAACTCCACGCACCTCACTCCTGCCGAGCGCGACGCCTTCTTCGCCATCGAGTCGACGTACGCCGACGTCGTACGGCCCCACGCCCCCGGGCCCGACGTCTACACGTACTGGGACTACTACCGTCAGCGTTTCGAGCGGAACCGCGGACTGCGGATCGACTTCGTCCTCGGCTCGCCGTCGTTCGCCTCGCGAGTCACGAACGCCTGGATCGACACCGACGCCCGCGACCCCGCGCAGGGCACCGGCGCCCCGTCCGACCACGCCCCCGTGCTCGTCGACCTCGCGGACTGA
- a CDS encoding LysE family translocator has protein sequence MPTAGHLAAFSAAAFVLIVIPGPSVLFSIGRAIAYGRTAGLVSVAGNTLGTFGLICAVAFGIGSLIAASTVAFTVIKVVGVAYLLYLGVTAIRDRKHGHVSVAADGRRTSLPTVFRQAMLVGATNPKSLAFFVAVLPQFVDQSHGSATTQILVFGVVFAIIAFCSDGIWALAAGSARDWFAHSPHRAERLAATGGGLMIALAGVLAFARRASA, from the coding sequence ATGCCCACCGCCGGCCACCTCGCGGCATTCTCCGCGGCCGCTTTCGTCCTCATCGTCATTCCCGGGCCGAGCGTGCTGTTCTCGATCGGGCGGGCGATCGCGTACGGCCGCACGGCCGGACTCGTCAGCGTTGCGGGCAACACCCTCGGAACGTTCGGGCTTATCTGTGCCGTCGCGTTCGGCATCGGCTCGCTGATCGCCGCGTCGACGGTCGCCTTCACAGTCATCAAGGTGGTCGGCGTCGCCTACCTGCTCTACCTCGGCGTCACGGCGATCCGTGACCGGAAGCACGGGCATGTCTCCGTGGCGGCCGACGGCCGACGTACGTCGTTACCGACGGTCTTCCGTCAGGCGATGCTCGTCGGCGCCACCAACCCGAAGTCACTCGCCTTCTTCGTCGCCGTCCTGCCGCAGTTCGTCGACCAGTCGCACGGCTCGGCGACGACCCAGATCCTCGTGTTCGGAGTCGTCTTCGCGATCATCGCGTTCTGCTCCGACGGCATCTGGGCGCTCGCGGCCGGCTCGGCCCGAGACTGGTTCGCCCACTCACCCCACCGCGCCGAGCGCCTCGCCGCCACGGGCGGCGGGCTGATGATCGCGCTTGCCGGCGTACTCGCCTTCGCCCGCCGCGCGTCGGCCTGA
- a CDS encoding DinB family protein, with amino-acid sequence MAIVPDDKDWTWVLERPCGECGFDPAAWPFPSIPATARELAEQWAEMLGERSAEEVTTRPDDATWSPLEYAAHIRDVNRIMLSRLNLILVLDDPEFVNWDQDGSAEALAYNSQDADEVADELLAAGEAMASALFLVKDEQLQRTGKRSNGSRFTVETLARYFLHDIVHHTHDVGLA; translated from the coding sequence ATGGCGATCGTTCCTGACGACAAGGACTGGACGTGGGTGCTCGAGCGCCCGTGCGGGGAGTGCGGTTTCGACCCGGCCGCGTGGCCCTTCCCCTCGATCCCGGCGACGGCCCGGGAGCTCGCAGAGCAGTGGGCCGAGATGCTGGGGGAGCGCTCCGCAGAGGAAGTGACGACACGGCCCGACGACGCGACGTGGTCGCCGCTGGAGTACGCGGCGCACATCCGTGACGTCAACCGGATCATGCTCTCCCGCCTGAACCTGATACTGGTGCTGGACGACCCGGAGTTCGTGAACTGGGACCAGGACGGCTCAGCCGAGGCACTCGCCTACAACAGCCAGGACGCCGACGAGGTCGCGGACGAACTGCTCGCCGCCGGCGAGGCGATGGCGAGCGCGCTCTTCCTGGTCAAGGACGAGCAGCTCCAGCGCACCGGCAAGCGCTCCAACGGCTCACGCTTCACCGTCGAGACGCTGGCCCGCTACTTCCTGCACGACATCGTCCACCACACCCACGACGTCGGCCTCGCCTGA
- a CDS encoding putative protein N(5)-glutamine methyltransferase: MPEKVLISRLRAAGCVFAEEEAGLLLEAASGPELEELVVRREAGEPLEAILGWAEFDGLRIQVLPGVFVPRQRSLLLVETAASLAPRTLLDLGCGSGALAAAVRRRLPDLEVWATDLDPVAIACARLNLPPEHVVHGDLFEPLPARLRFDVILAHLPYVPSREVELMPREAKDHEPLTALDGGDDGLDLQRRAIAEAPRRLAPGGAIIVASSDAQAPTSVGFMESAGLEAEVVRDEERDATVVVGKNAAHGDRS, translated from the coding sequence GTGCCCGAAAAAGTTCTCATCTCCCGTCTCCGGGCCGCTGGCTGCGTCTTCGCCGAGGAGGAGGCCGGCCTGCTGCTGGAGGCGGCCTCCGGTCCCGAGTTGGAGGAGCTCGTCGTACGCCGTGAGGCCGGTGAGCCGCTCGAGGCGATCCTCGGCTGGGCCGAGTTCGACGGGCTCCGCATCCAGGTGCTGCCGGGGGTCTTCGTGCCGCGGCAGCGGTCGCTGCTGCTGGTGGAGACGGCCGCCTCGCTCGCGCCCCGAACGCTGCTCGACCTGGGCTGTGGCTCCGGAGCCCTCGCTGCCGCCGTACGCCGACGTCTGCCCGACCTCGAGGTGTGGGCGACCGACCTCGACCCGGTGGCCATCGCCTGCGCGCGACTCAACCTGCCGCCGGAACACGTCGTGCACGGTGATCTCTTCGAGCCCCTGCCCGCGCGACTGCGCTTCGACGTGATCCTCGCTCACCTTCCCTACGTGCCCTCACGGGAAGTGGAGCTGATGCCGCGTGAGGCCAAGGATCACGAGCCGCTGACCGCCCTCGACGGAGGCGACGACGGGCTCGACCTCCAACGTCGGGCGATCGCGGAGGCCCCACGCCGGCTCGCGCCCGGCGGGGCGATCATCGTCGCCAGCTCGGACGCCCAGGCGCCGACCTCCGTCGGCTTCATGGAGTCGGCCGGCCTCGAGGCCGAGGTCGTTCGCGACGAGGAACGCGACGCCACCGTGGTCGTCGGCAAGAATGCCGCGCATGGCGATCGTTCCTGA
- the htpX gene encoding zinc metalloprotease HtpX, whose amino-acid sequence MHHHFNGLKTTLLFGVMWAVILGIWAVMGARSSMLWIFVLIGLGTTFYGYWNSAKMAIRAMRAYPVTEQQQPAMYRIVRELSAKAGQPMPELYVSPTQAPNAFATGRNPSHAAVCCTEGILRLLDERELRGVLGHELMHVYNRDILTSSIASAMAGLITSLAQFMMFFGGGRDEDGEGVNPLAALALALLAPLGAAVIQMAISRTREYDADEDGSKLTGDPLALASALRKLEYGTAAAPLAPEPQLQTVSSMMIANPFNFEGASRLFSTHPPMEDRIARLTAMAGGRSA is encoded by the coding sequence GTGCATCACCACTTCAACGGACTGAAGACCACGCTGCTCTTCGGCGTGATGTGGGCGGTCATCCTCGGCATCTGGGCCGTGATGGGCGCCCGGTCGAGCATGCTCTGGATCTTCGTGCTCATCGGTCTGGGCACCACGTTCTACGGCTACTGGAACTCCGCCAAGATGGCGATCCGGGCGATGCGGGCCTATCCGGTGACGGAGCAGCAGCAGCCGGCGATGTACCGGATCGTGCGCGAGCTCTCCGCCAAGGCGGGCCAGCCGATGCCGGAGCTCTACGTCTCCCCCACGCAGGCACCCAACGCGTTCGCCACCGGGCGCAACCCGTCGCACGCCGCCGTGTGCTGCACGGAGGGGATCCTCCGCCTGCTGGACGAGCGGGAGCTGCGCGGGGTGCTGGGCCATGAGCTCATGCACGTCTACAACCGCGACATACTCACCTCGTCCATCGCCTCGGCCATGGCCGGGCTGATCACCAGCCTCGCGCAGTTCATGATGTTCTTCGGCGGAGGTCGCGACGAGGACGGCGAGGGCGTCAATCCTCTTGCTGCGTTGGCGTTGGCGCTCCTCGCGCCCCTCGGCGCCGCGGTCATCCAGATGGCGATCTCGCGGACCCGTGAGTACGACGCCGACGAGGACGGCTCGAAGCTCACCGGTGATCCGCTGGCGCTGGCGTCCGCGTTGCGCAAGCTCGAATACGGTACGGCGGCCGCCCCTCTTGCGCCCGAGCCGCAGCTGCAGACCGTCAGCTCGATGATGATCGCGAACCCGTTCAACTTCGAGGGCGCGTCCCGCCTCTTCAGCACGCACCCGCCGATGGAGGACCGGATCGCCCGCCTGACCGCGATGGCAGGCGGCCGCTCCGCCTGA